A stretch of Hoplias malabaricus isolate fHopMal1 chromosome 10, fHopMal1.hap1, whole genome shotgun sequence DNA encodes these proteins:
- the LOC136708946 gene encoding uncharacterized protein has product MSFGTRNGNTVVVTKGGVVLPVYRCARGSTSLESFHLHLSHFIPGSSANAENFQAYLLEGLVRWNEDRASSAVNRSEQVLRCYTGHMQHALNQLSEEMLGCKLVEDYTKPREYTGELIGVEYLFSQQCKELRDDIGRDPDAPDGTPDDLSEWEDEGFGEAESYVGVDNDPTVDPLSLDDPVPKVAEAEAAASPPAKSEDASADPVLPSQEPEAKEVFRGPDGAPGYECVVRLARYLVDLRDEACLSEKQVADIVALWNRLPDVDKQRVSYQPRHRERLLQGRFKASHAKSTVSSGVESLKRCLLGEGTGPAQWPDASRLVEAICLELCDVHPHGRRVAGARVNRWAAILQDYGRIRRLVLNSPGLVQATSLQLYEINQRTLSVWHNSIQKKQEQTVLAMEIPLPKPSLTAAVPLPQPSEKVPEEYPRTFSFPTPPDLSGQAAQRRRPATAAPASAPPVQLPQPPASGGTVLFLQPSTPLTNQLALLLLQPASQPFQPTLMPGPPQPVQPTQPAQPERKWSRTTEWRRRKEAEALSKHQGCSTLPAKFHQQTHYRCSSCGQPKTREFGHSRIGNRSFCATAEGKTLEEWLAEQEEQGDR; this is encoded by the exons ATGTCATTTGGGACACGCAACGGCAACACCGTTGTGGTGACGAAGGGAGGGGTCGTTCTTCCCGTGTACCGCTGTGCGCGTGGTTCCACATCCCTCGAGTCGTTCCACCTTCACCTCAGCCATTTCATTCCTG GCAGTTCTGCCAATGCCGAGAACTTCCAGGCATACCTCCTGGAAGGGCTGGTGAGGTGGAACGAGGACCGCGCTTCATCAGCCGTGAACCGGTCGGAGCAGGTGCTGCGGTGTTATACTGGCCACATGCAGCACGCGCTCAACCAGCTCAGTGAGGAGATGCTGGGCTGTAAACTGGTGGAGGACTACACCAAGCCCAGAGAGTACACAG GTGAGCTGATCGGTGTCGAGTACCTCTTCTCTCAGCAGTGCAAAGAGCTGAGGGACGACATCGGCCGGGACCCGGATGCCCCCGACGGCACCCCCGATGACCTGTCGGAATGGGAGGACGAAGGATTCGGTGAAGCTGAGTCCTATGTCGGAGTGGACAATGACCCCACCGTTGACCCTCTGTCATTGGATGATCCCGTCCCGAAGGTGGCTGAGGCCGAGGCTGCGGCATCTCCTCCCGCAAAGTCAGAAGACGCTTCCGCAGACCCGGTCCTCCCCTCTCAAGAACCGGAAGCAAAAGAA GTTTTCAGAGGGCCGGACGGAGCGCCAGGATACGAATGCGTGGTGAGGCTGGCCAGGTACCTGGTGGACTTGCGCGACGAAGCCTGTCTCTCTGAGAAGCAGGTCGCCGACATCGTCGCCCTTTGGAACCGTCTGCCGGACGTCGACAAGCAACGTGTCTCTTACCAGCCGAGGCACAGGGAGCGGCTGCTTCAGGGACGCTTTAAGGCCAGCCATGCAAAGTCCACGGTCTCCAGCGGGGTCGAGAGCTTAAAGCG CTGCTTGTTGGGTGAAGGAACGGGACCTGCGCAGTGGCCAGATGCAAGCCGCCTTGTGGAGGCCATTtgcttggagctgtgtgacgttCACCCTCATGGCCGAAGGGTCGCTGGAGCGAGGGTGAACCGCTGGGCTGCGATCCTGCAGGACTACGGCAGGATCAGGAGGCTGGTACTGAACAGCCCAGGTCTCGTGCAGGCGACGTCGCTTCAGCTGTACGAGATCAACCAGCGCACCCTCTCTGTGTG gcacaaCAGCATCCAGAAGAAACAGGAGCAGACGGTGTTGGCGATGGAGATTCCATTGCCCAAGCCGAGCCTCACAGCTGCCGTTCCATTGCCGCAGCCTAGTGAGAAGGTGCCGGAGGAGTACCCTAGGACCTTTTCTTTCCCCACTCCTCCGGACCTGTCGGGGCAAGCGGCACAGCGAAGACGGCCTGCTACCGCAGCTCCTGCGTCTGCTCCGCCGGTGCAACTGCCACAGCCTCCGGCTTCCGGAGGAACTGTACTGTTCCTTCAGCCTTCGACACCTTTGACGAACCAGCTGGCACTTCTCTTGCTTCAGCCGGCGTCTCAGCCATTCCAGCCGACCCTTATGCCAGGACCTCCCCAGCCAGTACAGCCGACCCAGCCAGCTCAGCCCGAGAGAAAATGGAGCAGGACAACAGAGTGGAGGAGACGGAAGGAAGCGGAAGCGTTGAGTAAACATCAGGGTTGTTCCACGCTTCCTGCCAAGTTCCACCAGCAAACACACTACAGATGCTCCAGCTGTGGCCAACCAAAGACTAGGGAGTTCGGACATAGCAGGATAGGCAACAGGTCATTCTGTGCCACTGCTGAAGGAAAGACGTTAGAGGAGTGGCTGGCTGAGCAAGAGGAGCAGGGGGACcgctga
- the LOC136708947 gene encoding uncharacterized protein: MTSPARARQSAAMTPPQPVTPSRSPRIAAQKRDAPRASSEGPVLPVSWKHHSLIPKEQHEWISRAMFKRDAAGRAVLTEQLRMWWFPPPPRPVLHQPPASPAAFFTRPFCIWMPYRMWAFRLSCQQPECLRAAHRLTACGLYKTVRRVLDLDGWYYLATEYLECRRCHKKVAGWSRDVLEQLDPAHRALFPAIRTYRLSCDVKVVRLMRERSLGNSVTALYHKLKEQHSETWMTNTMRYLAVCKKFRVPGAAAQSLEAPPQMLPIPSPHWLLTVHAEDIRSRISEMKARITSVFGSVLKMDSTKKVRDFFKIHYIVLKYSQALGWTQYPDAVCFCFCSR; encoded by the exons ATGACCTCCCCTGCCCGCGCGAGGCAGAGTGCCGCAATGACGCCTCCCCAACCAGTGACCCCGAGTCGTTCGCCGAGGATAGCCGCTCAGAAGAGGGATGCACCCCGTGCGTCTTCCGAG GGTCCTGTGCTTCCAGTGAGCTGGAAACATCACTCTCTCATTCCAAAGGAGCAGCATGAGTGGATCAGCCGTGCCATGTTCAAGAGGGATGCTGCAGGGAGAGCTGTTCTAACCGAGCAACTCCGGATGTGGTGGTTTCCTCCTCCTCCGCGTCCTGTCCTTCACCAGCCTCCGGCTTCCCCCGCTGCCTTCTTCACCCGGCCCTTCTGCATTTGGATGCCCTACCGTATGTGGGCGTTCAGGCTGTCGTGCCAGCAGCCCGAATGCCTTCGCGCTGCTCATCGCTTGACGGCGTGCGGCTTGTACAAGACGGTCAGGAGGGTGCTCGACTTGGACGGCTGGTACTACTTGGCCACGGAGTACCTCGAGTGTCGTCGCTGTCACAAGAAGGTGGCGGGATGGTCGCGGGACGTCTTGGAGCAGCTGGATCCTGCGCACCGAGCGTTGTTTCCAGCCATTCGCACGTACAG GTTGTCCTGTGACGTGAAAGTGGTCCGGCTGATGCGCGAGCGGTCCCTCGGCAACAGCGTCACTGCGCTGTACCACAAGCTTAAGGAGCAGCACAGCGAGACCTGGATGACCAACACGATGCGCTACCTTGCGGTGTGCAAGAAGTTCCGGGTCCCTGGTGCTGCGGCACAGAGTTTGGAGGCACCGCCGCAGATGCTGCCTATTCCCTCGCCCCACTGGCTCCTCACTGTCCACGCAGAGGACATCCGATCGAGGATCAGCGAGATGAAGGCCAGGATCACCTCTGTTTTTGGATCGGTCTTAAAGATGGATTCAACAAAGAAGGtaagagatttttttaaaatccattaTATTGTGTTAAAGTATAGCCAAGCGCTAGGGTGGACGCAGTACCCTGAcgctgtatgtttttgtttttgttcaaggTGA
- the LOC136707981 gene encoding uncharacterized protein encodes MFQGAGLTMAPLKRVASFSFSQFYSEQTTIKRMDSRPVFRFEADGEVTLRPTPEAVQAARESLPGVGSGASRQAQNPKTVLTEARRRVVAGGGNPWDSQLLASQSALQFGRYQGKPFKWLLENDLGYAVMVLSGHQTERESGNRCDTPLMSNKDALLQYASSFPELAHAIQRRKGRDTQADDCLVGFGTHKGNTYKELYESKDKEKKR; translated from the exons ATGTTTCAGGGGGCGGGCCTTACAATGGCTCCTCTAAAACGAGTCGCTTCgttctctttttctcagttCTACAGCGAACAGACAACGATTAAAAG AATGGATTCCCGACCGGTGTTTCGCTTCGAGGCAGACGGTGAGGTCACCCTTCGACCCACACCCGAAGCAGTTCAGGCAGCGAGAGAGAGCTTGCCCGGTGTCGGATCTGGTGCGTCCCGCCAGGCCCAAAACCCCAAGACTGTCTTGACAGAGGCCAGGAGGAGAGTGGTGGCCGGAGGAGGAAATCCGTGGGATAGCCAGCTGCTGGCCAGCCAGAGTGCTCTTCAGTTTGGCCGGTACCAGGGGAAACCCTTCAAGTGGCTGCTGGAGAATGACCTGGGCTATGCAGTCATGGTCCTTTCTGGACACCAAACGGAGCGCGAGTCTGGAAACAGATGCGACACTCCACTGATGAGCAACAAAGACGCACTGCTCCAGTACGCCAGCTCCTTCCCTGAGCTTGCTCATGCCATTCAGCGACGTAAGGGACGGGATACGCAGGCGGACGACTGTCTGGTGGGCTTTGGAACTCACAAGGGAAACACATACAAGGAACTTTATGAGTCCAAAGACAAGGAGAAAAAGAGGTGA